Sequence from the [Bacteroides] pectinophilus genome:
GCCGAGTGCCGTTGTCTCAACACACTCCGGTCTTAACACATCCACATTCAGGATATCCGACTGGAACTGCATCAGGAAATCATTCTTCGATGCCCCGCCGTCAACTTTGAGCTTCGGAATATCAACACCGGATTCATTTTCCATAATCTTAAGAATATCATATGTCTGATAAGCCATCGACTCAAGCACTGCCCTGACAAAATGCGCCTTCGTGCAGCCTCTCGTAATTCCTACGACCGTTCCCCTTGCATACGGATTCCAATACGGTGCGCCAAGTCCCGTAAATGCCGGCACAACATACACTCCCGCCGTATCCTCAACCGACCTTGCATATTCCTCCGACTGCGCCGAAGTCTCAAGAATATTCATCTCATCACGAAGCCACTGTATTCCTGCGCCTGCCACAAAAATACTTCCCTCCAGCGCATACTGCACATCATTATCCGTTCCGGCAGCAATCGTTGTCAGCAGTCCGTTCTTTGATTCAACCGCCTTATCTCCTGTATTCATCAGCAGAAAGCAGCCAGTTCCATATGTATTCTTAACCTCGCCCGCATCAAAGCAGCACTGTCCGAACAGTGCCGCCTGCTGGTCTCCCGCCGCACCCGCAATCGGTATGCAGCCGCCAAACAGGCTGTTTTCGGTATATCCGTATACACATCCCGAAGGCTTAACCTGCGGAAGCATCACCTCAGGAATGTCAAAATACTCAATAATCTTCTTGTCCCAGCACAGATTATGTATATCAAACATCATAGTTCTTGATGCATTGGTATAGTCCGTCACATGCACCTCGCCCTTTGTAAGATTCCAGATAAGCCATGTGTCCACAGTTCCGAACAGAAGATTCCCGGCCGCCGCATCTTTTCTCGCACCTTCCACATTATCAAGAATCCACGCCAGCTTCGACGCCGAAAAATACGCGTCCGGCACAAGCCCTGTAGTCTTTCTCACATAATCTTCCATGCCGTCACACTTCAGCCTGTTAATATAGTCCGCCGTTCTCCTGCACTGCCATACAATCGCATTGTAAATGGGCCTGCCGGTACGCCTGTCCCACACAACCGTCGTCTCACGCTGGTTAGTAATCCCCAGCGCCGCAATATCATCCGCAGAAGCACCGATTCTGCTGACAGCCTCAGTAACAACCGACATCTGCGATGCCCATATCTCCATCGGGTCATGCTCAACCCAGCCCGGCTCAGGGTATATCTGTGCGAACTCCTTCTGTGCCATACTGCATATCCGCCCCTGCTTATCAAACAGAATGCATCTGGAGCTTGTCGTTCCCTGATCAAGTGACATTATATATTTATTCATATTACTCATACTAATCTCCATTCCCTGCGCTAATCAATCCCATTATACAAAAAATACCCATTGTAAACAATATCACAACAGGTTTCCATCAATATATCTTACATATTTAATTAACAACTATACCCTAGGTCAGGGAACTAAGATAGACATTCAGTAACTGTAATGCTGTTGCCCTCGTCTTTGGTGAGCTGTTATTCAGCCACTCCTCCCTGTGTCATTCCGAGCTTCTTACGATAAGCAAGTAAATTGTTACCTATCATTCTAAAATCATACAGCAGCACTTCCGTTCCCCCTTCAACATTATATAGGAATTATACTTCCTAATGTTGGTGACACAATCTCTGTAGAAGATTACAGAGCCAAACTCGAAGAACTCGGATATGACACCAGACATCAGGTGGGCAGCCTCGGTGGCGCATCTAATTCAGGTGTAATCGAGATAAAGGACGGCGTGGTTACAATGGCAAAGATAAATATGTGCCTGTGCACAAACTTAGAATGCCCTGAAAACGGGCAGGAATGGAGAATAATATAAATATGAAAATGACAAATACCTTATTTGATAAGATAAAATCTCACACATCAGCTGCACTGTCCCTCATGACAGTAACATGCCTCTCATTATCAGCACTGTCCCTTGGGGCCTGCGGCAATGAGGCGCAGCCCATATCCGCCCAATCTGCGGCAGTTCTGAATACTCAGGAATCAGATTCCGCAGTATCCGCAGCTTCATCGCAGTCTTCTACGCCTGCTGCAGAACCATCCGCATCCACTGCGTCCACTTCATCCGGCACAGAGCCAGCCTCCGCAGAACCATCCTCCGCTTCTGCCCCATCACAGGAGCCGGTCCCTGCCACAGAACCATCTTCTGCTGCCGTAACTCAGGAAGATAATAAGAATGTTGAGGTTGTATCTCAGGCTGCCGAGAATTATGCTTCTATCGATGCTGATCCTGAGAAGATTAAGTCTGATATTATCGATCAGTTCCATGCTTGGTGTGATTATATTGATACAGGTGCAGGATATCCTGATGACCAGTATCCTGATGACCAGTACATTGCTGTTAAGCGTTATAATGCTTATCTTACAGGTCTCCTTTTTGGTATAGATCATGGTGTTGGTAATGCTTATGAAGGGGTGTTTACTCTTGATGAACAGGTTAATAGAATGAGATATGCTTTCTTTAATCGTATTCCTTATTCTCTTGCTACATGTACTATTGAATACAAGGAAGTTCTTTCAGACTGGTTTAAGGGTGATGGTCCTGAATTTAAGACAATTAATTCTATAGTATTATCTTCTCCTGCTCTTGAAGGAAGATCAGCTAAGACCTTCGATGGTATTCCTGCCGATCTTGAAGCTGACATAGTAGGTGAAGAAGTTACAGGTGTTATCCTCAACTGTCATGTCTATCTTTCATCTGAGAGAACTTCTGATGGTTCTGTATCCAGATACAGAGTATTAGACTGCAAGATTAATTAATTGAATGATTATAAGAAAGGTATGCATATACGAAGACCATCGTGATGAGACAGGACAGAGCGGTTCTTCAAATAATAAGAACTTCTAACTAAAGCACAGTATACACAAGCCTGTAAGTCAGCAGTTGTCAGTGGTACTATCCGCGCGGCTGCCTGCCTTGTGTGTACTGTGCTTTTTTAACTTTCATGAGCTGTAAAGACAGCTGTGTACAGCTATGTAAAATCACGCTGATGTATAATTATGTCACATTGACATTAATGAGCAGATGTGTACTTCGCCAGCGCCTCCTCTGCCTGCTCTCTTGTAAGGTGGGAATCTTCCTGAAGCAACGCTATAATCTGCTCATCAGTCTGTCCGAGCCTGCGGCATGTGCGGATTGTTCCACTAACTTCGCCTTCTTCAATACCTTCCTGCCTGATCTTCTCCTCAATCTCAAAACTCTTCATATATGCAAGACCTACCTCTCCATCCTGCTTGACAGCCATAACCATCTTATGGAGTTCTCTCAGTTCTTTCGTGCAGGCGTTCTCTGCAACAGAGTTCTCCATATAGTGTAATAGCTGACGCAGTTGTTCTGTCGGATGCCCTTCCGTTCCGCCTGTATACAGGAATATCGTCCTGTCACCGTCATCATACGGCATATCAGGCACTTCCACACAGCTCTTTTTCACTGTATACACCATCCTGTCCAGCTCAAACGGGTCATACGGCATGATGAATATGACAATCACATTGCGAAGGTCATCGTAGTTACTGCCTGAGCTAAGATTGGCTGTGTCAATCTTATCATGGTAGAACCGTGCCCTTTTGGGAAGTGATGCAATATCCTTTGCATTATTATTCTTATCCGGTTCAACATCAAATATCTCACCGTCTTCCTCATCAAGGTAGACATCCATCCTGATACCATGCCTCTCAGGGTTGTCCCCAATAAGAAACTTCTGTGTGACTACATTAAGCTTCCCAATCTTACGGTTCAGTATGCAGCTCAGGATGTAGCGCGATGCCGCTTCGCCATACTCCTTATGACCTATAAGGCTGCCTGCCAGAAAGTCATCCACAATGTTCATCTGTTCCAAAGGTTTCATATTTCCTCCTGTTCCCACAGTGCATGCAGGGAAGGAAGAAATACATAACCTATATATCTTAGGATATGACGCACAATCTACAGATACCAACATTCCGCTACAGACCGTCAATCCCATCTTCCGTCCAATGCACTATGCTATAAAAATGTTAAATGAGTTACAAAAGCATAGAATTCATTGAATAAAGATTAGAAATAGATCAACTTACGTTGTTGAATTGTAGAATATATGCTTTGTGTTGATTGTAGCAGAGTGCAGGCAAAAACACAAGTAAAAAAAGGAACAAGCACATAAGTACTCATTCCTTTTACCAATCCTTATATTAAGTGGCTCTCAGACTATTAAATCCTGCTGTCAATTAACCAAAGTATCTCTTTAACAGGCCTTCAAAAGCTCTTCCATGTCTGGCCTCATCCCTAGCCATCTCATGAACTGTATCATGGATTGCATCAAGGTTAGCAGCCTTAGCACGCTTAGCAAGGTCTGTCTTGCCTGCTGTTGCACCGTTCTCAGCAGCAACTCTGAGTTCAAGATTCTTCTTAGTGCTGTCTGTTACAACCTCGCCAAGGAGTTCTGCAAACTTGGCAGCATGCTCTGCCTCTTCATAAGCAGCCTTCTCATAGTAAAGTCCAATCTCAGGATATCCTTCTCTGAATGCAACTCTTGCCATTGCAAGATACATACCGACCTCTGAGCACTCACCGTTAAAGTTGGCTCTTAAGTCTGCCATGATGTCCTCGCTTACACCCTGTGCAACTCCTACCGTATGCTCTGCTGCCCATGTCATGCCTGAATCCTGAACCTTGAACTTGTCAGCAGGTGCATGGCATACCGGACACTCAGCCGGTGCTGCATCTCCTTCATATACATATCCGCAAACTGTACATACAAACTTCATATTGTTATCCTCCTTTAAAATCATAAATGTTCTATCGCAATCATTAGTATATTAGTAATGATTACTGTTTTGTTGTTGATATTAATTTATCATCTTTTATCATTATTGTCAACACTTATTTTGCTTTTATTTTCTTTTTTTATGCATGCCGGACATACGCCGCTGAAGAACAGCTTGTGTCCCTGAATCTTTCCGCCGAATCCGTCCTGAACCATCTCATCTATTGCCATGAGCTTCCCTGCATCTATATTCATAAGGTCGATTATCGCTCCGCACCGCGTACATTCAAAATGATAGTGAGGGCTTACATTGCCGTCAAAATGCACCGAGCCGTCATCACACGGAACCTTAACCGCATGTCCCATATCAACAAGCAGGGTAAGATTACGGTATACTGTACCAAGACTTATCTTCGGAAACTCCCTGCGGACATTCTCATATACGACCTCTGCCGTCGGATGATCCTTGCGGCTTATAAGAAATGTAAGAATCGCGTCTCTTTGTCTGCTGTGCTTTATTGCTGCCATATCATCACCTCTTTTAACTCTTTTGATTATTTTGGAATTGATAACTATTACTATTAATGATATTTTACACAAATAATTGAGAGAAGTCAATTCCTATTTCTACCTATTAAAATCATGTCAAATTAAGAGAATTGTTGACATTCTCAAATTCGTGACTTATACTTGAGATAATTTATTTATATAGTCGAAAGGAAGGATTCGGTAATGGAAAAGAAAGATATCGACTGGGGCAATCTTGGATTTGCCTACATGCCTACAGACAAGAGATTTGTTGCTAACTACAAGAACGGAGCATGGGATGAGGGAACACTTACATCTGATCCTAATGTCGTACTTAACGAGTGCGCATGTGTTTTCCAGTATTCACAGTCATGCTTTGAAGGACTTAAGGCTTACACAACAGAGGATGGACATATCGTAACATTCCGTCCTGACCTCAACGCAGAGCGTATGGCTAACTCAGCAAGAAGACTTGAGATGCCGGCTTACCCTGAGGACAAGTTTATTGAGGCAGTTGTTAAGACTGTTGAAGCTAACGAAGCTTATGTACCACCTTATGGTTCAGGTGCTACATTATACATTCGTCCATATATGTTCGGAAGCAACGCCGTAATCGGTGTTAAGCCTGCTGATGAATATCAGTTCAGAATTCTTACAACTCCTGTTGGTCCTTACTTCAAGGGTGGCGCTAAGCCTCTTACAATCAGAGTTTCAGATTTTGACCGTGCAGCTCCTCACGGAACAGGTCACATCAAGGCCGGTCTTAACTATGCAATGAGCCTTCATGCAATCGTATCTGCCCATCAGGAAGGTTATGATGAGAACATGTACCTTGATGCTGCAACAAGAACTAAGGTTGAGGAGACAGGTGGTGCTAACTTCATTTTCGTTACAAAGGATGGCACAGTTGTAACACCTAAGTCAGACAGCATTCTTCCATCAATCACACGTCGTTCACTTATGTACGTTGCTGAGCATTACCTTGGACTCAAGGCTGAGACAAGAGAAGTTTACTTCGACGAAGTTAAGGATTTTGCTGAGTGTGGTCTCTGTGGTACAGCCGCAGTTATCTCACCTGTCGGCAAGATTGTTGACCACGGCAAGGAGATCTGCTTCCCAAGCGGAATGACAGAGATGGGTCCTGTAACCAAGAAGCTTTACGAGACACTTACAGGCATCCAGATGGGTCGTATCGAAGCTCCAGAGGGATGGATTAAGGTAATAAAGTAATAAAGCATGATCTAATGTAATAAAGTAATTTAAAAAGTCATATGATATATCGCCGTTTTTCAACAGTTGCATATATCATATGACTTTTTTTCTGCCCGCACATGCTTATGCACAACCACCGCAGAGATTATAACCGCTGCAATACACACACTCTTATCATATCTCATTGCAGCAAGCGCAGCCCACCAGCATGTAAATGTTATTATCGACCGCCTGGAATGCGGATTAATTCTGACCACCGAAAACAATATATAGAAAAATGCAAGGCACAGCGCAGGCACCCAGTCCGGTGCAAGCCCGATAAGCACACCGAACGATACGGCTATTGCTTTGCCTCCCCTGAACCTTCTGAACACCGGATATGCATGACCGAGCACCGGCGCAATCAGCACAGGTATTATGAGCATCGACTGCCCTGGTATATAATTAAGCGCCATATGCACCGGAAGATAGCCCTTGAGCAGATCTGCCGCAAGGACTAATATTCCGCACGGCACGCCTGCATTTTTAAATACATTTGCAGCCCCCGGATTCCCGTCATCACTCATCAGGGCAACATCCATGTCATACAGCCATTGCGGTATATAGTATGCCGACATAAAGCTTCCGCATACATATCCGGCTATGGCAAATATCAGCACAACCTTCATCTGCATAACTCCTCAATTATGTGAACAAGCTCCATGCCGCAGTTTCCTTTAATGCACCGCTTCTGGGCTTCTATCATCTGCTGCCGTCTGCTCCATGAGCTTATCAGTGCCATACCTTCATCCACAAGATTCTCACGCTTTGGCGCTATTGCCATTCCATGCCTTACAAACAGCCCGCTGTTAGCCTTCTCGCAGTCCGACAGCGGTTCCATAAATACAGCCGGAATCCTCATTATTGCGCTCTGCGTTGCCGTAAGACCGCCCGGCTTAGTAAATATCACATCGCATTTGTTCATGTAATCATAGACATTATTGACATAGCCGAGAACATTTATGTGTCTGTCATTGCCATAGCTTTCAAGCATTCTTGCGTGAAGCTTCTCATTATTGCCACATACCGCAGTTATGCTGCACTCAGGCATTCCATTCTTAATCAGCCCGCCACGCAGCTCTCCTACAATCTGTGACATTCTTCCGGCTCCCATGCTTCCGCCCATAACAAGTATGTCACTGCAGGTATCATTGGCAGTGCGCTTATCATTGGCAGTGTAATCTCTTGGAGCAGGTATTCCGAGCGGTATCAGCTTATCCCTGTCAATCCCGCGTCTTACAAAATCCTCCACGCAGTCCTCATGCGGTATGACATAATAATCACTGTCGGTCTCTTCCCAGAAAGGAATACTCGTATAGTCCGTTGCAACCGCAACCGTAAGCGGCAGCCTGTAACCATTCCTCTTCATCCACGTAATCGTCTCAACCGGATAGAGGTGCGGCATCACAATGGCATCATAATGCCCTTTTTCAATCACCTCTGCAAGATGCCCTGCCATACCCGCATTAGCATAGTACACAGGTGACTTTATATTGATATTATGGTTAAATGTGCTTACAGCCCTTCCGATGTGATACACACCACGGAATACCGCCGGACACGCCTTGACGCTCTTAACATATGCGCCGCACACAGCCCTGTCCACAAGCTTGCCGTGCAAAGCAAGATAATTAGGCATAAAGTCAGCCACATGGCCGCAATCTGTCAGTGCTTCCGCAATTCCCGCACCACAGGCATTGTGTCCTCCGCCGGTGGCACAAGACAGAACTAGAACCTTCATGTTGTGTATCTCCCTTCTGAAAAAGTGTGATTTGATGTTTCGGCAGGTGACGCGGGGAGAGGCGGCAAGGCAACGCAGGCCCGCTCTCGCTGCTTAGAGCTGGCAGCGGTACATAATGCGGCACAAGACGCCGCATAAGTACCGGCCGCTCTAAAAGCACCTGCTTATGCCTTACCGCCTCTCCCGCTGTGCGCATCCAGCCACAACAAATATACTATATAGCCAGGGGTTGGTGGGGGTGCCGTGCATCCAAGATGCACGCACCCCCACCCTGCTGTGATTTGTGTGTGGTCTGCGGCGCACTATGCAGGCGCCGGTACTTATGCTGCGTCCTTTGCAGCATTAGTATCCGCTGCGTCTGCATCGTAGCGGGAGCGGGCGCCGCGGATCACACACAAATCGCCCATCACCTTATATAATTTGTCGCAATCTTCTTCTCATACTCCGGTCTTTCAATTCCGGCCTTCTTACCTGCCTCAATGCACTTCAGGAGCCATGCCATATTCATTCCGAGCGTACGCATCGTCTGCATGCCTTCCTCATCCTGAACGACCTGCTCAGGCGTGTTGCCGTGAACCTGATTCCAGTATTGTGAAGTAACGATAGGCATATTTGAAATAGAAAAATATTTGTTAATCTGGTCAAATGCTGCTGTTGCACCTCCACGTCTGCAGCTTACAACTGCCGCTGCCGGCTTGCCTGCAACAAGGCCGCCTCTTCCGTAGAATGCTCTGTCCATAAAGCTCGTAAGCGCGCCCGAAGCAGATGCATAATGAACAGGGCTTCCGAATACGAATCCGTCTGCCTGTGACATTTTCTCTATAAATGTATTAACTACATCATTGCGGAAGCATCTGCCGCTCTTAAAACAGGCTCCACATCCGATACATCCTGCAACAGGATCATTGCCAAGCCACATTATCTCAGTCTCTATCCCTTCTTTGTTAAGAATCTTCTCCACCTCAGTAAGTGCCGTATATGTACAGCCCTTCTCGTGTGGACTTCCATTTACAAGAATTACTTTCATAATTTTCTTGACCTCCGTTAATTGAATAGTTGTTATTCCCAATCTGTCTGCCGAACACTTATAATATATCCAAAATGTCCTGCCGGACTGTATCTAAAATATTATTATACAACCAATGAGGTTTTTTCTCAACTATGTGCTTATAACCATATCCGCCATGTCATATCTGCCATCATACCCTTTAAGGATAGAGCTTTCTGCTTCCATATTCCTGCCTGCCGGCATTACCGTCTGCCGCCTCCGTTGCTGCCGCGTCCGCCGGCACCTCCGAAGCCGCCTCCGAAGCCGCCGCCAAAGCCTGCATTGCCGCTTGTTGTTGCTACCGAACTAAGCGTTACCTCTGTCTGTGTATCTCCTGTTACAAGTGTATATGTGCTGCCCTGAGCAAGTTCCGCCGTACTTATCACAACGCTTGAGAACTGCTTAGGCGATGTCCATGATATCAGCACATTTCCTGATGAATCCTTAAGACTTATTACTGAGCCTGCAGCTATTGTCTCTGAAAGATTAACAAGCATTGAGCACTGTGTAGAATTGCTTCCCATGCCCTGTGCCATTCCGCTTGAGCCTGCCGCTAT
This genomic interval carries:
- a CDS encoding glycerol-3-phosphate acyltransferase, whose amino-acid sequence is MKVVLIFAIAGYVCGSFMSAYYIPQWLYDMDVALMSDDGNPGAANVFKNAGVPCGILVLAADLLKGYLPVHMALNYIPGQSMLIIPVLIAPVLGHAYPVFRRFRGGKAIAVSFGVLIGLAPDWVPALCLAFFYILFSVVRINPHSRRSIITFTCWWAALAAMRYDKSVCIAAVIISAVVVHKHVRAEKKSYDICNC
- a CDS encoding flavodoxin family protein is translated as MKVILVNGSPHEKGCTYTALTEVEKILNKEGIETEIMWLGNDPVAGCIGCGACFKSGRCFRNDVVNTFIEKMSQADGFVFGSPVHYASASGALTSFMDRAFYGRGGLVAGKPAAAVVSCRRGGATAAFDQINKYFSISNMPIVTSQYWNQVHGNTPEQVVQDEEGMQTMRTLGMNMAWLLKCIEAGKKAGIERPEYEKKIATNYIR
- a CDS encoding branched-chain amino acid aminotransferase — encoded protein: MEKKDIDWGNLGFAYMPTDKRFVANYKNGAWDEGTLTSDPNVVLNECACVFQYSQSCFEGLKAYTTEDGHIVTFRPDLNAERMANSARRLEMPAYPEDKFIEAVVKTVEANEAYVPPYGSGATLYIRPYMFGSNAVIGVKPADEYQFRILTTPVGPYFKGGAKPLTIRVSDFDRAAPHGTGHIKAGLNYAMSLHAIVSAHQEGYDENMYLDAATRTKVEETGGANFIFVTKDGTVVTPKSDSILPSITRRSLMYVAEHYLGLKAETREVYFDEVKDFAECGLCGTAAVISPVGKIVDHGKEICFPSGMTEMGPVTKKLYETLTGIQMGRIEAPEGWIKVIK
- a CDS encoding NADH peroxidase — its product is MKFVCTVCGYVYEGDAAPAECPVCHAPADKFKVQDSGMTWAAEHTVGVAQGVSEDIMADLRANFNGECSEVGMYLAMARVAFREGYPEIGLYYEKAAYEEAEHAAKFAELLGEVVTDSTKKNLELRVAAENGATAGKTDLAKRAKAANLDAIHDTVHEMARDEARHGRAFEGLLKRYFG
- the glpK gene encoding glycerol kinase GlpK, whose translation is MNKYIMSLDQGTTSSRCILFDKQGRICSMAQKEFAQIYPEPGWVEHDPMEIWASQMSVVTEAVSRIGASADDIAALGITNQRETTVVWDRRTGRPIYNAIVWQCRRTADYINRLKCDGMEDYVRKTTGLVPDAYFSASKLAWILDNVEGARKDAAAGNLLFGTVDTWLIWNLTKGEVHVTDYTNASRTMMFDIHNLCWDKKIIEYFDIPEVMLPQVKPSGCVYGYTENSLFGGCIPIAGAAGDQQAALFGQCCFDAGEVKNTYGTGCFLLMNTGDKAVESKNGLLTTIAAGTDNDVQYALEGSIFVAGAGIQWLRDEMNILETSAQSEEYARSVEDTAGVYVVPAFTGLGAPYWNPYARGTVVGITRGCTKAHFVRAVLESMAYQTYDILKIMENESGVDIPKLKVDGGASKNDFLMQFQSDILNVDVLRPECVETTALGAAYLAGIAVGYWKDKDDIRKNWAISNTFHPDLADAGRQELLSGWERAVRCALAWAEA
- a CDS encoding transcriptional repressor; its protein translation is MAAIKHSRQRDAILTFLISRKDHPTAEVVYENVRREFPKISLGTVYRNLTLLVDMGHAVKVPCDDGSVHFDGNVSPHYHFECTRCGAIIDLMNIDAGKLMAIDEMVQDGFGGKIQGHKLFFSGVCPACIKKENKSKISVDNNDKR
- a CDS encoding PD-(D/E)XK nuclease family transposase codes for the protein MKPLEQMNIVDDFLAGSLIGHKEYGEAASRYILSCILNRKIGKLNVVTQKFLIGDNPERHGIRMDVYLDEEDGEIFDVEPDKNNNAKDIASLPKRARFYHDKIDTANLSSGSNYDDLRNVIVIFIMPYDPFELDRMVYTVKKSCVEVPDMPYDDGDRTIFLYTGGTEGHPTEQLRQLLHYMENSVAENACTKELRELHKMVMAVKQDGEVGLAYMKSFEIEEKIRQEGIEEGEVSGTIRTCRRLGQTDEQIIALLQEDSHLTREQAEEALAKYTSAH
- a CDS encoding glycosyl transferase translates to MKVLVLSCATGGGHNACGAGIAEALTDCGHVADFMPNYLALHGKLVDRAVCGAYVKSVKACPAVFRGVYHIGRAVSTFNHNINIKSPVYYANAGMAGHLAEVIEKGHYDAIVMPHLYPVETITWMKRNGYRLPLTVAVATDYTSIPFWEETDSDYYVIPHEDCVEDFVRRGIDRDKLIPLGIPAPRDYTANDKRTANDTCSDILVMGGSMGAGRMSQIVGELRGGLIKNGMPECSITAVCGNNEKLHARMLESYGNDRHINVLGYVNNVYDYMNKCDVIFTKPGGLTATQSAIMRIPAVFMEPLSDCEKANSGLFVRHGMAIAPKRENLVDEGMALISSWSRRQQMIEAQKRCIKGNCGMELVHIIEELCR